The Tamandua tetradactyla isolate mTamTet1 chromosome 5, mTamTet1.pri, whole genome shotgun sequence genome window below encodes:
- the DUSP18 gene encoding dual specificity protein phosphatase 18 isoform X3, giving the protein MTASPRVFPVQFQQPSVHGLSQITSSLYISGGVAANNKLMLSSSHITTVINVSVEVVNTVYEDIHYLQVPVADAPSARLYDFFDPIADHIHSVSLEQGRALLHCAAGVSRSATLCLAYLMKYHAMSLLEAHTWAKSCRPIIRPNNGFWEQLIHYEFQLFE; this is encoded by the exons ATGACAGCATCCCCACGTGTCTTCCCCGTTCAGTTCCAGCAGCCTTCGGTCCATGGCCTCTCGcagatcaccagcagcctgtaCATTAGCGGTGGGGTGGCCGCCAACAACAAGCTCATGCTGTCCAGCAGCCACATCACCACCGTCATCAATGTCTCGGTGGAGGTGGTGAACACCGTCTACGAGGACATCCACTACCTGCAGGTGCCCGTGGCCGACGCACCCAGTGCACGACTGTACGACTTCTTTGACCCTATCGCCGACCACATCCACAGCGTGAGCCTGGAGCAGGGCCGTGCACTGCTGCACTGTGCCGCTGGCGTTAGCCGCTCGGCCACCCTCTGCCTTGCCTACCTCATGAAGTACCACGCCATGTCCCTCCTGGAGGCCCACACGTGGGCCAAATCATGCCGTCCCATCATCCGGCCCAACAATGGCTTTTGGGAGCAGCTCATCCACTATGAGTTCCAGCTGTTTG agtga
- the DUSP18 gene encoding dual specificity protein phosphatase 18 isoform X1, with protein sequence MTASPRVFPVQFQQPSVHGLSQITSSLYISGGVAANNKLMLSSSHITTVINVSVEVVNTVYEDIHYLQVPVADAPSARLYDFFDPIADHIHSVSLEQGRALLHCAAGVSRSATLCLAYLMKYHAMSLLEAHTWAKSCRPIIRPNNGFWEQLIHYEFQLFGKNTVHMVSSPMGMIPDIYEKEVHWMVPL encoded by the coding sequence ATGACAGCATCCCCACGTGTCTTCCCCGTTCAGTTCCAGCAGCCTTCGGTCCATGGCCTCTCGcagatcaccagcagcctgtaCATTAGCGGTGGGGTGGCCGCCAACAACAAGCTCATGCTGTCCAGCAGCCACATCACCACCGTCATCAATGTCTCGGTGGAGGTGGTGAACACCGTCTACGAGGACATCCACTACCTGCAGGTGCCCGTGGCCGACGCACCCAGTGCACGACTGTACGACTTCTTTGACCCTATCGCCGACCACATCCACAGCGTGAGCCTGGAGCAGGGCCGTGCACTGCTGCACTGTGCCGCTGGCGTTAGCCGCTCGGCCACCCTCTGCCTTGCCTACCTCATGAAGTACCACGCCATGTCCCTCCTGGAGGCCCACACGTGGGCCAAATCATGCCGTCCCATCATCCGGCCCAACAATGGCTTTTGGGAGCAGCTCATCCACTATGAGTTCCAGCTGTTTGGTAAGAATACGGTACACATGGTCAGCTCCCCGATGGGTATGATCCCTGACATCTACGAGAAGGAGGTCCACTGGATGGTTCCACTGTGA
- the DUSP18 gene encoding dual specificity protein phosphatase 18 isoform X2, with protein MTASPRVFPVQFQQPSVHGLSQITSSLYISGGVAANNKLMLSSSHITTVINVSVEVVNTVYEDIHYLQVPVADAPSARLYDFFDPIADHIHSVSLEQGRALLHCAAGVSRSATLCLAYLMKYHAMSLLEAHTWAKSCRPIIRPNNGFWEQLIHYEFQLFDLPFWNVTQMISYMM; from the exons ATGACAGCATCCCCACGTGTCTTCCCCGTTCAGTTCCAGCAGCCTTCGGTCCATGGCCTCTCGcagatcaccagcagcctgtaCATTAGCGGTGGGGTGGCCGCCAACAACAAGCTCATGCTGTCCAGCAGCCACATCACCACCGTCATCAATGTCTCGGTGGAGGTGGTGAACACCGTCTACGAGGACATCCACTACCTGCAGGTGCCCGTGGCCGACGCACCCAGTGCACGACTGTACGACTTCTTTGACCCTATCGCCGACCACATCCACAGCGTGAGCCTGGAGCAGGGCCGTGCACTGCTGCACTGTGCCGCTGGCGTTAGCCGCTCGGCCACCCTCTGCCTTGCCTACCTCATGAAGTACCACGCCATGTCCCTCCTGGAGGCCCACACGTGGGCCAAATCATGCCGTCCCATCATCCGGCCCAACAATGGCTTTTGGGAGCAGCTCATCCACTATGAGTTCCAGCTGTTTG ATTTGCCTTTCTGGAATGTCACACAAATGATATCATACATGATGTGA